One bacterium HR34 DNA window includes the following coding sequences:
- the azr gene encoding FMN-dependent NADPH-azoreductase: MKNMSTSINPIEIKIILGSTRQGRFSEKPGQWILEEAKKLNNVEAELLDLRDYEMPFFDSAISPAMAQGKYENETVQKWSEKINEGDAFIIVTPEYNHGYPAVLKNALDVVYHEWNRKPVGFVAYGGAMGARAVEQLRQVAVELQMAPIRNAIHIPNEIFFPAIMGKGPSDIKEMFEPMRKGPMGDPVEKFFDELLWWARALKRARMEN; this comes from the coding sequence ATGAAAAATATGAGCACATCAATCAATCCAATCGAAATTAAAATTATCCTTGGCAGTACTCGCCAAGGCCGCTTTAGCGAAAAGCCAGGCCAATGGATTCTTGAAGAAGCAAAGAAGCTTAACAATGTTGAGGCAGAGCTGCTTGATCTGCGCGATTATGAAATGCCGTTCTTTGACAGCGCTATATCGCCGGCAATGGCACAAGGTAAATACGAGAACGAAACTGTACAAAAATGGTCTGAAAAAATAAATGAAGGCGATGCCTTTATTATTGTGACGCCAGAATATAATCATGGCTATCCTGCGGTTCTTAAAAACGCGCTGGATGTTGTTTATCATGAATGGAATAGAAAACCAGTCGGATTTGTAGCCTACGGCGGCGCTATGGGTGCGCGAGCTGTGGAACAACTTCGTCAAGTTGCTGTTGAGCTTCAAATGGCGCCGATTAGAAATGCCATTCACATTCCAAATGAGATATTTTTCCCCGCCATAATGGGTAAGGGTCCTTCAGATATAAAAGAGATGTTTGAGCCTATGCGCAAAGGACCCATGGGAGATCCTGTAGAGAAATTCTTTGACGAGCTTCTCTGGTGGGCAAGGGCGCTTAAAAGGGCGCGAATGGAAAATTAA
- the resE gene encoding Sensor histidine kinase ResE — translation MKIKTGIICDHCGLKFWQCPNIVFGIIGIITLISLLTVYNFAINVLPPDIVIIIMSGLSIFLLVISFVVSKSLEYFARAYKLKSEFINILSHQIKSPLSNIQWACEIIESGKIGSVSEKQRGYIDEIKESIVRLKKFIDNVILISKTESLVKNKALNLELLSLKDLIQDVLREFQSLAERQKVSVVFDANQDDVKIKTDTFLLKEVLKSVLENAIIYSNENGKVIVRFYQNLGNVFVEIKDNGIGIPEDEKKYIFEEFFRGSIAKTKFVGGSGLGLPLAKNVMKALRGDISFKSKEGKGSTFFIKIPKNI, via the coding sequence ATGAAAATAAAAACAGGTATAATATGTGATCATTGCGGTTTAAAGTTTTGGCAGTGTCCGAATATAGTTTTTGGGATAATTGGAATAATTACCTTAATTTCTCTTCTAACAGTTTATAATTTTGCCATAAATGTTTTGCCACCTGATATTGTTATAATAATAATGTCAGGATTGTCTATTTTTTTACTTGTTATTTCGTTTGTGGTTTCAAAGAGTTTAGAATATTTTGCAAGGGCTTATAAATTAAAATCAGAATTTATTAATATACTTTCGCATCAAATAAAATCTCCTTTATCTAATATACAATGGGCTTGCGAAATAATTGAATCTGGGAAAATAGGCAGTGTTTCTGAAAAACAACGAGGATATATAGATGAAATAAAAGAGAGTATAGTAAGGTTAAAAAAGTTTATAGATAATGTCATTTTGATTTCAAAAACAGAAAGTTTGGTAAAGAACAAGGCATTAAACTTGGAGCTTTTAAGTTTGAAAGATTTAATTCAAGATGTTTTAAGAGAGTTTCAGAGTTTAGCAGAAAGGCAAAAAGTTTCTGTTGTTTTTGACGCAAATCAAGATGATGTTAAAATTAAAACAGACACGTTTCTTTTGAAAGAAGTCTTAAAGTCAGTGTTGGAGAACGCTATTATTTATTCTAATGAAAATGGCAAGGTAATTGTGAGGTTTTATCAAAATTTAGGAAATGTTTTTGTCGAGATAAAAGATAATGGTATAGGAATACCAGAGGACGAGAAAAAATATATTTTTGAGGAGTTTTTTAGAGGGAGTATTGCAAAAACTAAGTTTGTTGGTGGAAGTGGGTTAGGTCTTCCTTTAGCAAAAAATGTTATGAAAGCATTAAGAGGTGATATTAGCTTTAAATCAAAAGAAGGAAAGGGGTCGACATTTTTTATAAAAATACCAAAGAATATTTAG
- the arlR gene encoding Response regulator ArlR: MKKILLIEDERNLHKVLNDYLQGEEIEIISAFDGEEGIKKAKELKPDVVILDLVLPKIQGMDVLRELKKDEVTKHIPIIIFTNLHDFNAIQESVECGVNCYLLKSDYKIEDLLKRVKQVIK; encoded by the coding sequence ATGAAAAAAATTTTATTAATAGAAGATGAAAGGAATTTACATAAAGTTTTAAATGATTATTTGCAGGGCGAAGAAATTGAAATTATAAGCGCTTTTGATGGAGAAGAGGGTATAAAAAAGGCAAAAGAATTAAAACCTGACGTTGTAATTTTAGATTTAGTATTGCCAAAGATACAAGGAATGGATGTTTTAAGGGAGTTAAAGAAAGATGAAGTAACTAAACATATTCCAATTATAATTTTTACAAATTTGCACGATTTCAACGCCATTCAAGAAAGTGTAGAGTGTGGTGTTAATTGTTATCTTTTGAAAAGCGATTACAAGATAGAGGATCTTTTAAAAAGAGTAAAGCAGGTTATTAAATAA
- the xpsE_2 gene encoding Type II secretion system protein E, with translation MKTLIEQEQLESFLIDSGLVTKEVLEKAKEKALKSNKSLEDVLLEDKIVAQENLTKLKAYILGIPFVNLEKEKVPEKILKLIPENVARRYNVVPFKLVGNNLEVAMLDPQDLRIIDFVKKITDLNIIPRLTTKESIKNVLKQYEGTLKEEFENLIEKTEEGEIVSVKEGGEKISKSELQKTAEEFPIIKLVDTILKHGIVQSASDIHIEPTEKDVIVRYRIDGVLRDAMVLPKSLASGIVARIKVLSNLKLDEYRLPQDGRFKVETPEYSYSVRVSILPVTTGEKVVMRLLPESTKPLKLEELGFWGVSLERVNMALTKTAGLILVTGPTGSGKTTTLYSMLHILNTPEVNISTLEDPVEYRMPRINQSQIRPEIGFTFANGLRALVRQDPDIIMVGEVRDTETAMLCVNAALTGHLVLSTLHTINSSGAITRLIHMNVEPFLLASTVNIVIAQRLVRKLCAKEEYSPSQELIDNISNYLDIKRLESLLVQENIIKKGQTIKDVKFYRPKGTKECPDGYKGRIGIFEVLEITDEIRDLIVKKADATDIEKVALQQGMITMIEDGFIKAAKGITSVEEVLRVITQ, from the coding sequence ATGAAAACATTAATAGAACAAGAACAATTAGAATCTTTTTTAATAGATTCTGGTTTAGTAACCAAAGAAGTTTTAGAAAAAGCAAAAGAAAAGGCTTTGAAATCTAATAAAAGTTTGGAAGATGTTTTGCTTGAAGATAAAATTGTGGCTCAGGAAAATTTAACAAAACTTAAGGCCTATATTTTAGGCATACCATTTGTTAATTTAGAAAAAGAAAAAGTACCAGAAAAAATTTTAAAATTGATACCTGAAAATGTTGCGAGAAGATATAATGTTGTGCCTTTTAAACTTGTTGGCAATAATTTAGAAGTTGCTATGTTAGATCCTCAAGATTTAAGAATAATAGATTTTGTTAAGAAGATTACGGATCTAAATATAATTCCTCGCTTAACTACAAAAGAATCAATTAAAAATGTTTTAAAACAATATGAAGGAACTTTAAAAGAAGAATTTGAAAACTTAATTGAAAAAACAGAAGAGGGGGAGATAGTTTCTGTTAAAGAAGGAGGAGAGAAAATAAGTAAATCAGAACTTCAAAAAACAGCAGAAGAATTTCCAATAATAAAACTTGTAGATACTATATTAAAACATGGAATAGTTCAGAGCGCTTCTGATATACATATAGAGCCAACAGAAAAAGATGTTATTGTTAGATATAGAATAGACGGCGTTTTAAGAGATGCAATGGTTTTGCCGAAATCTTTGGCTTCTGGTATTGTGGCGAGAATTAAAGTTTTATCAAACTTAAAACTTGATGAATATAGATTACCGCAAGACGGCCGTTTTAAAGTTGAAACACCAGAGTATAGTTATTCTGTTAGGGTTTCTATTCTGCCTGTTACCACAGGAGAAAAAGTCGTAATGAGGCTTTTGCCAGAATCTACTAAACCTTTGAAATTAGAAGAATTGGGTTTTTGGGGAGTATCTTTAGAAAGGGTAAATATGGCTCTAACAAAAACAGCAGGACTTATTTTAGTTACAGGGCCAACAGGTTCTGGTAAAACAACTACTCTTTATTCAATGCTTCATATTTTAAACACACCAGAAGTTAATATATCTACATTAGAGGATCCTGTTGAGTATAGAATGCCAAGAATAAATCAAAGTCAAATAAGGCCAGAAATAGGCTTTACTTTTGCGAATGGTTTAAGAGCGTTGGTAAGGCAGGACCCTGATATTATTATGGTTGGTGAGGTAAGAGATACAGAAACAGCAATGCTTTGTGTTAACGCTGCTTTAACAGGGCACTTAGTTCTGTCAACTTTGCATACAATTAATTCATCTGGTGCTATCACTCGTTTAATTCATATGAATGTGGAACCGTTTTTGTTGGCTTCTACAGTAAATATTGTTATAGCTCAAAGACTTGTAAGGAAACTATGCGCAAAAGAAGAGTATAGTCCTAGCCAGGAATTGATAGATAACATTTCCAATTATTTAGATATTAAAAGATTAGAAAGCCTTTTAGTCCAAGAAAATATAATTAAGAAAGGTCAAACAATAAAAGATGTGAAGTTTTATAGACCTAAAGGAACAAAAGAGTGTCCTGATGGTTATAAAGGAAGAATTGGAATATTCGAGGTTTTAGAAATTACAGACGAAATAAGAGATTTAATTGTTAAAAAAGCAGATGCCACCGATATTGAAAAGGTTGCTTTGCAACAGGGAATGATAACAATGATAGAGGATGGTTTTATAAAAGCAGCAAAGGGTATAACTTCAGTGGAAGAGGTTTTAAGAGTTATAACGCAATAA
- the log gene encoding Cytokinin riboside 5'-monophosphate phosphoribohydrolase, with protein sequence MKKNKNTKNNNNEKCVPEAFLPPQKEDFRNTVYWRIFRIMAEFIEGFQFIADVRKSVAFFGSARIDEKNKYYQKAKELAFRLSKSGYSIVTGGGPGIMRAANEGAYMAKGDSIGLNIQLPKEQVVNKFVKKAIGFHYFFVRKVMFSFASDIYVFFPGGYGTLDEFFEMITLVQTNKRPGPVTIIVFGKDYWSGLIEWIDKKVLKEYKAISPEDLKIFKLVDSVDEAFKIIKEAKYKYDF encoded by the coding sequence ATGAAAAAAAATAAAAATACAAAAAATAATAATAACGAAAAATGCGTTCCAGAAGCTTTTTTGCCTCCTCAAAAAGAAGACTTTCGTAATACTGTTTATTGGAGAATTTTTAGAATAATGGCAGAGTTTATAGAAGGATTTCAGTTTATCGCAGATGTTAGAAAATCAGTTGCTTTTTTTGGGTCAGCGAGAATTGATGAAAAGAATAAATACTATCAGAAAGCAAAAGAATTGGCTTTTAGGCTTTCTAAGAGCGGTTACTCAATAGTTACAGGAGGAGGACCTGGCATTATGAGGGCTGCGAATGAGGGCGCTTATATGGCAAAAGGGGATTCAATAGGGTTAAATATACAATTGCCAAAAGAACAGGTTGTTAATAAGTTTGTTAAAAAAGCAATAGGGTTTCATTATTTTTTTGTGAGAAAGGTCATGTTTTCTTTTGCATCTGATATTTATGTTTTTTTCCCTGGAGGGTATGGTACATTAGATGAGTTTTTCGAAATGATAACTTTGGTGCAGACCAATAAAAGGCCAGGGCCTGTGACAATAATAGTTTTTGGGAAAGATTATTGGAGTGGACTAATTGAATGGATTGATAAAAAAGTTTTAAAAGAATATAAAGCAATATCTCCAGAAGATTTGAAAATTTTTAAACTTGTTGATTCTGTTGATGAAGCTTTTAAGATAATTAAAGAAGCAAAATACAAATACGATTTTTAA
- the corA gene encoding Magnesium transport protein CorA — protein sequence MLVQIFYEINNDYSKFIAGIEKAMRNVAINLEKIDNKDIVRFVQFERILNDFYSSLNANELMLENVLSGKYFSLYEADKDLIEDLFISNKQLLQRTNLLLKSIVNARESYSTIMQNNLNKTIKFLTAITIIFTIPTMIASIYGMNLSLPLQQSPFAFIIVVLIIFFVSLLSLVIFILKKWL from the coding sequence TTGCTAGTTCAAATATTTTATGAAATAAATAATGATTACTCAAAATTTATAGCTGGCATAGAAAAGGCAATGAGAAATGTAGCAATTAACTTGGAAAAAATAGACAACAAAGATATTGTAAGATTTGTTCAATTTGAGAGAATTTTAAATGACTTTTATTCTTCTTTGAATGCCAACGAGCTTATGTTAGAAAATGTCCTTTCGGGAAAATATTTTTCTTTATACGAAGCCGATAAAGATTTAATAGAAGATCTTTTTATATCAAACAAACAGCTTTTACAAAGAACGAACCTTTTGTTAAAGAGTATAGTTAACGCAAGGGAATCATACTCTACAATAATGCAAAACAACCTTAACAAAACAATAAAGTTTTTAACGGCGATCACAATTATCTTTACAATCCCAACAATGATAGCAAGTATTTATGGAATGAACTTAAGTTTACCTTTACAGCAAAGTCCTTTCGCTTTTATTATTGTGGTGCTAATTATATTTTTTGTGTCTCTTTTATCTCTTGTTATATTTATCCTCAAAAAGTGGCTTTAA
- the pepN gene encoding Aminopeptidase N: MKNIKYDILLDIDFNNFVFKGKEKIFFDTEKGEEVIYPNSVALDIKKVLLNGKEIDFYLKEGKIVLSENYKEGGNVLEIDFSGKLRDDLTGLYLSRYTDDNNKERYIATTHFEPVDARKAFPCFDKPDKKAKFKISLLIDKNFKAVSNTLPEKEEISDDKKLVVFKETPLMSTYLVYIGVGDFDFLEDEYRPALSSNRNVLLRVVGVNGKSKYGEKALYYCKKTLEYLENYFGIEYPLEKLDLLSIPDFSVGAMENWGAITFRENLLLFDKEKSSKVTEQRIAIVLSHELVHQWFGNLVTMKWWDDLWLNESFATFMAYKAIDSYKKEWNVFEDYLLYETFGGKDFDSKKTSHPIKVSIENESQIEGIFDEISYNKGGSVLRHIEEFIGEENFMMALRDYLNNFKYSNASASDLWQSFAKYNKDILEVIEDMVNKVGFPRIRYEVLQDENLNYKISQERFLKTGEKDENLYNVPLVVRLEDSEIHKLVMKSKEVETSFNKKPLYFNVNGAGFYLVDNFINKNDFEKLNSLEKLSYVDDIYLKTKSCELKVEDFINYLDELLNGESNSTVLYYYLYCLLGFWVFLDKKIIVESANKTAEKIVNILGFETREEDNFLHTTSRKLAVLWLGLLGDERAKEKAFNLFNKYIKGDKFDKDLLQAVFPIVLVQNPESYNLIFDRYLKSKLQEEKSILMQAFLFCKDINITNKILENAKNNNIIKLGMLPYLFNPLALKDENIKNKVLEWIFDNWDYYSKNVMITEKIFKLTIPLLGVSNYEKTIKFLEDKEKVPSFEKQMKEFKEEVEINMRFVKYNS; the protein is encoded by the coding sequence ATGAAAAACATAAAATACGATATTTTATTAGATATAGATTTTAATAACTTTGTTTTTAAGGGGAAAGAAAAAATATTTTTTGACACAGAGAAAGGAGAGGAGGTAATTTATCCAAACAGTGTTGCTTTAGATATTAAAAAAGTTTTGCTAAACGGGAAAGAAATAGATTTTTATTTAAAAGAGGGCAAAATAGTTTTATCTGAAAACTACAAAGAAGGCGGCAATGTGTTAGAAATAGATTTTTCAGGAAAATTAAGAGATGATTTAACAGGGCTTTATTTGAGTAGGTATACAGACGACAATAACAAAGAAAGATACATTGCCACAACTCATTTTGAGCCCGTAGACGCAAGAAAGGCTTTTCCTTGTTTTGATAAGCCAGACAAAAAAGCAAAATTCAAGATATCTCTTTTAATAGATAAGAACTTTAAAGCAGTTTCTAATACTTTACCAGAAAAAGAAGAAATTTCAGATGATAAAAAATTAGTAGTTTTTAAAGAAACTCCTTTAATGTCAACATATTTGGTTTATATTGGGGTTGGAGATTTTGATTTTTTAGAAGATGAATACAGACCTGCTTTATCATCAAACAGAAATGTTTTGTTAAGAGTAGTTGGCGTAAATGGAAAATCAAAATATGGAGAAAAAGCATTATATTACTGCAAAAAAACCTTAGAGTATTTGGAAAATTATTTTGGAATAGAATATCCCTTAGAAAAACTTGATTTACTTTCTATTCCTGATTTTTCAGTTGGTGCCATGGAAAACTGGGGAGCAATAACATTTAGAGAGAATTTACTTTTATTTGATAAAGAAAAAAGTTCGAAAGTAACAGAGCAGAGAATAGCAATTGTTTTATCGCATGAGTTGGTGCACCAGTGGTTTGGCAATTTAGTTACTATGAAATGGTGGGATGATTTATGGCTTAATGAGAGCTTCGCAACCTTTATGGCTTATAAAGCGATTGATAGTTATAAAAAAGAATGGAATGTTTTTGAAGATTATCTTCTTTATGAAACTTTTGGAGGGAAAGATTTTGACAGCAAAAAAACCTCTCACCCAATAAAAGTTAGCATAGAAAATGAAAGTCAAATAGAAGGTATATTTGATGAGATTTCTTATAACAAAGGAGGAAGTGTTTTAAGACATATTGAGGAATTTATTGGAGAAGAAAATTTTATGATGGCTTTAAGGGATTATTTGAATAATTTTAAATATTCTAACGCTTCTGCAAGTGATTTATGGCAAAGTTTTGCGAAATACAACAAAGATATATTAGAAGTGATAGAAGATATGGTAAACAAAGTCGGTTTTCCAAGAATTAGGTACGAGGTTTTACAAGATGAAAATTTAAACTACAAAATTTCACAAGAAAGATTTTTAAAAACAGGCGAAAAAGATGAAAATTTATACAATGTGCCATTAGTTGTTAGGCTTGAAGATAGCGAAATTCACAAATTAGTAATGAAAAGTAAGGAAGTTGAAACAAGTTTTAACAAAAAACCTTTATATTTTAATGTCAATGGAGCAGGGTTTTATTTAGTTGATAATTTTATTAACAAAAATGATTTTGAAAAATTGAATTCCCTTGAAAAACTTTCTTATGTAGATGACATATATCTAAAAACAAAAAGTTGCGAATTGAAAGTAGAAGATTTTATTAATTATCTTGACGAACTTTTAAATGGTGAGAGCAATTCAACGGTTTTGTATTATTATTTATATTGTCTTTTAGGTTTTTGGGTTTTTCTTGATAAAAAAATAATTGTTGAGAGCGCCAATAAAACAGCAGAAAAAATTGTAAACATTCTTGGCTTCGAAACAAGGGAGGAAGATAATTTCTTACATACAACATCAAGAAAACTCGCTGTGTTATGGCTTGGTTTGTTAGGAGATGAAAGAGCAAAAGAAAAGGCTTTTAATTTATTCAATAAATACATAAAAGGTGATAAGTTTGATAAAGATTTATTGCAGGCTGTTTTTCCAATAGTTTTGGTGCAAAATCCAGAAAGCTATAATTTGATTTTCGATAGATATTTAAAGAGTAAACTTCAAGAAGAAAAATCAATTTTAATGCAGGCCTTTTTGTTTTGCAAAGACATTAATATAACAAATAAGATTTTAGAGAACGCTAAAAACAATAACATTATAAAACTTGGAATGTTGCCTTATTTATTTAATCCATTGGCCTTAAAAGACGAAAACATAAAAAACAAAGTATTAGAATGGATATTTGATAACTGGGATTATTATAGTAAAAATGTTATGATAACAGAAAAAATTTTCAAACTAACCATACCTTTATTAGGAGTTTCCAATTACGAGAAAACAATTAAGTTTTTAGAAGATAAAGAAAAGGTGCCATCTTTTGAAAAACAAATGAAGGAGTTTAAAGAGGAGGTTGAAATAAATATGAGATTTGTTAAATACAACTCTTAA
- the prs gene encoding Ribose-phosphate pyrophosphokinase has protein sequence MPRNNLKIKVFSGNSNLGLANEVAKKLNIKLGEVEITKFPNSEKRIMVKEDVRDKICFLIQSFSNPTDENIMEFLLFCDALKRSGAEKIIAIIPYFGYARQNMQFREGECISANVVARLLSLYVDKIITVDIHDPTTEGFFNIPLTNLKPYEVFYNEVKKIAHISKVCIVSPDSGGVKRAREFGEVIFRKNFFPMAVVDKKRDRQAVGKAESYDVFGDVKNKVVFIIDDILSSGGTLRRACDICLEKGAKKVFAFVTHHDLVDGVLEKLLNCKIEKIFTINTIADIWGLKDKKIFKELSAAELIAQEIKKYY, from the coding sequence ATGCCTAGAAATAATTTGAAAATAAAAGTTTTTTCAGGGAACTCAAATTTAGGTTTAGCAAATGAAGTTGCGAAAAAGTTAAATATAAAATTAGGAGAAGTTGAAATTACAAAATTTCCAAATTCCGAAAAGAGGATAATGGTCAAAGAAGATGTGAGAGATAAAATTTGTTTTTTAATACAATCATTTTCAAATCCGACAGATGAAAACATAATGGAATTTTTGCTTTTTTGCGACGCTCTTAAAAGGAGTGGAGCTGAGAAAATAATAGCGATTATTCCTTATTTCGGCTACGCAAGACAAAATATGCAATTTAGAGAAGGTGAGTGTATATCGGCAAATGTTGTTGCGAGGCTTTTGAGTTTGTATGTAGATAAAATAATTACTGTTGACATTCATGATCCAACAACAGAAGGATTTTTTAATATTCCTTTGACAAACTTAAAACCATATGAAGTTTTTTATAATGAGGTTAAAAAAATTGCACATATAAGTAAAGTTTGTATTGTTTCGCCAGACAGCGGAGGGGTAAAAAGGGCAAGAGAATTTGGGGAAGTGATTTTTAGAAAAAACTTTTTCCCAATGGCAGTTGTTGATAAAAAAAGAGACAGGCAGGCTGTTGGCAAGGCAGAATCATATGATGTTTTTGGCGATGTAAAAAATAAAGTTGTTTTTATAATAGATGATATATTAAGCAGTGGAGGAACCTTGAGAAGAGCGTGCGATATTTGTTTGGAAAAAGGCGCTAAAAAAGTTTTTGCTTTTGTTACTCATCATGATTTGGTTGATGGCGTGCTTGAAAAACTTTTAAACTGCAAAATAGAAAAAATTTTTACAATAAACACAATTGCTGATATATGGGGGTTGAAAGATAAGAAAATTTTCAAAGAATTATCTGCAGCAGAGTTAATAGCGCAAGAAATTAAAAAATACTATTAA
- the ppsA gene encoding Phosphoenolpyruvate synthase codes for MEKHKNAYILWFKDITYKDISLVGGKNASLGEMYSNLSKKGINVPNGFAITSDAYWRYLEHNNLLEKLKKVFSSYKKGDVKSLRETGKKARSLIMKGEIPEDLKKEIIRAYKELSVRYKQKFTDVAVRSSATAEDLPTASFAGQFETFLNVKGEKELIDTVKKCFASMFTDRVISYREEHNFSHFDVAISVGVQKMVRSDKACSGVMFTLDTETGFKNVVLINGIWGLGENIVKGRVIPDEFIVFKETLKKGFKPIVDKKLGFKDKKLIYKGVGVKEISTSKKEKESFVLNDEEILTLAKYAVAIEDYYSKKNGKWIPQDIEWAKDGITKELFIVQARPETVHSQQKVLSYKEYKIESKRAKVLLKGISVGEKVAYGRARVIKNINKITEFKEGEILVIPLTTPDWEPVMKKAAGIITDRGGRTSHAAIVSRELGVPAIVGTQYATQKIKTGDIVTLDCTSYEGKVLKGKVKFSVKEYKIDRIPKMKTNIMVNIGEPDLAFKYSFLPVKGVGLAREEFIIAEKIKVHPLALVNSKKGKEFFVDNLAMGIGKIACAFYPKEVIVRFSDFKTNEYRKLKYGEKFEQIEENPMLGFRGASRYYDKSFRKAFEMECLAIKKVIDDFGLNNVSVMIPFCRTPEEGAKVLDIMKQFGLFKGKLKVYVMCEIPSNVLLAKDYLKIFDGMSIGSNDLSQLVLGMDRDNSKIAHIADERNEAVKIMIKQVIKVCKENNKYVGICGQAPSTFLDFAKFLVEEGIDSISLNPDAVLKFMFSFK; via the coding sequence ATGGAAAAGCACAAAAATGCATACATTCTTTGGTTTAAAGACATTACTTACAAGGATATATCTTTGGTTGGTGGTAAAAATGCGTCTCTGGGAGAAATGTATTCTAATCTTTCAAAAAAAGGAATAAATGTTCCTAATGGTTTTGCCATAACTTCTGATGCTTATTGGCGATATTTAGAGCACAACAATCTTTTAGAAAAACTTAAAAAAGTTTTTTCAAGTTATAAAAAAGGTGATGTTAAAAGTTTAAGAGAAACCGGTAAAAAAGCGAGGAGTTTAATAATGAAAGGCGAAATTCCAGAAGATTTAAAAAAAGAGATTATAAGAGCCTACAAAGAGTTGTCGGTGCGATACAAACAAAAATTTACTGACGTGGCTGTTAGAAGTTCTGCTACAGCAGAGGATTTACCAACTGCGTCTTTTGCAGGCCAGTTTGAAACATTTTTAAATGTAAAAGGAGAAAAAGAATTGATTGACACCGTGAAAAAATGTTTTGCCTCTATGTTTACAGACAGAGTAATATCTTACAGGGAAGAGCACAATTTCTCTCACTTTGATGTTGCAATATCAGTTGGCGTTCAAAAAATGGTAAGATCTGATAAAGCGTGTTCTGGGGTTATGTTTACTTTGGACACCGAAACAGGTTTTAAAAATGTCGTTTTAATAAACGGAATATGGGGGCTTGGTGAGAATATTGTAAAAGGAAGAGTTATTCCAGATGAGTTTATTGTTTTTAAAGAAACTCTTAAAAAAGGTTTTAAACCAATAGTTGATAAAAAACTTGGCTTTAAAGATAAAAAATTAATTTATAAAGGAGTTGGCGTAAAAGAAATTTCAACTTCTAAAAAAGAAAAAGAGAGTTTTGTTTTAAATGACGAAGAAATTTTAACTCTTGCGAAATATGCTGTTGCTATAGAAGATTATTATTCTAAAAAGAATGGAAAATGGATACCTCAGGATATAGAATGGGCAAAAGACGGAATAACAAAAGAATTGTTTATAGTTCAGGCAAGACCAGAAACAGTTCATTCGCAGCAAAAAGTTTTATCTTATAAAGAATATAAAATTGAATCTAAAAGAGCAAAAGTTTTATTAAAAGGGATTTCTGTAGGAGAGAAGGTTGCTTATGGAAGGGCAAGGGTAATTAAAAATATAAATAAAATAACAGAATTTAAAGAAGGAGAAATTTTAGTCATACCATTAACAACTCCAGATTGGGAACCTGTTATGAAAAAGGCAGCAGGTATAATAACAGATAGAGGTGGAAGAACTTCTCATGCTGCGATTGTTTCAAGAGAATTGGGAGTGCCAGCCATAGTTGGAACTCAATATGCAACTCAGAAAATAAAAACAGGCGACATTGTTACTTTAGATTGCACTAGTTATGAAGGTAAGGTTTTAAAAGGAAAAGTTAAGTTTTCTGTAAAAGAATACAAAATTGATAGAATTCCAAAAATGAAGACAAATATAATGGTAAACATTGGCGAGCCTGATTTAGCTTTTAAGTATTCGTTTTTACCTGTTAAAGGAGTTGGTTTGGCAAGAGAGGAGTTTATAATTGCAGAGAAAATAAAAGTCCACCCCTTGGCCTTGGTTAATTCTAAAAAAGGAAAAGAGTTTTTTGTTGATAATTTGGCAATGGGTATAGGTAAGATAGCGTGCGCTTTTTATCCAAAAGAAGTTATAGTTAGATTTTCAGATTTTAAAACCAATGAATACAGAAAATTAAAATACGGAGAAAAGTTTGAGCAAATAGAAGAAAACCCAATGCTTGGTTTTAGAGGCGCTAGCAGGTATTATGATAAAAGTTTTAGAAAAGCTTTTGAAATGGAATGTCTGGCAATTAAAAAAGTTATAGACGATTTTGGGTTAAATAATGTTTCTGTTATGATCCCATTTTGTAGAACTCCTGAAGAGGGTGCAAAAGTTTTAGATATTATGAAACAATTCGGCTTGTTTAAAGGAAAACTTAAAGTCTATGTAATGTGCGAAATACCATCTAATGTTTTACTTGCAAAAGATTATCTTAAAATTTTTGATGGTATGTCTATTGGTTCTAATGATTTATCCCAGTTGGTTTTAGGTATGGATAGAGATAATTCAAAAATAGCGCATATAGCAGACGAAAGAAACGAAGCAGTAAAAATTATGATTAAACAGGTTATAAAAGTTTGTAAAGAGAATAATAAATATGTTGGAATTTGCGGCCAAGCGCCTTCAACATTTTTAGATTTTGCAAAGTTTTTAGTGGAAGAAGGGATAGATTCAATTTCTTTGAACCCAGACGCAGTTTTAAAGTTTATGTTTTCTTTTAAGTAA